CACAAAACAAACACTAAGACGAGGCATACCGACGGCTCGTGTGGCTGGTGATCccgggcggcgacgaggggcgggCTCGAGGGCGGTCGATCCCCGGCGGCGACAACGACGAGGGGCGGCTCTTCTCGCCGGATCCGGGGGGGCGATGCAGCGCATCGGTGCTGGAGGGTGGGGGACGCCCCCGCAGCGCGATCCCGCCCGCAGATTTGGCCGGAATCGCCAGCGGCGGACGGCCGGAACCAAGGGCGGGTGGCGGCGAAAGGAGATGGGGAAAGGGTGCGGGCTGAAATGTCCCTCCTGCCAACCGCTTCACTGCGATACGGGGCACCGTAGGGGCGAGGCGAAAACCCGCATATTCGCGGGTTGGGGTCGAGATTTCGCCGCGCCCCTCAAATTTTTTTACAGGCCGGCCGCATTTGCGTGGTTTGTTCGGGCGAGATTTTCCACGCCGACCCGTATTTTGACGATTATTTTATGTGTTGGGTTTTTTACGggatctgctagagttgctctaacccGGTCGTTGAGCGGGCAGAACGCGGAGGCGACGGCAAACGAgaatagaaaaagaaaaaaaaaggaaaaatggCGCAAGGAGGCCACGAGCTCGGCCAGTGTGGGCCCCCGCGCCCGCCGCTCGGAGGGAGAGGCGCACCACGGACGGTGGCGAGGCGCTGCGCTGCCGCCCACCCACGCGGGGGGCCCTCCCGAGCTCTGACGCCGCGCGTGACGTCGGGCCCGAGGCCGCGCGCGCCCCGGCCTGGCGCCGCGGAGGACACGTGTCGTGCCGCCAGAGGCGGAAACCAGGCCCTGGTGGGCGGGTAACGTGCGGGCACACGCGGCTGCTCGACGGCTTTTGGTTGTGAGGGAACGTAAAGAAAAAAACGGGTAGCGTCACCCCGGCGTGCGACCCAAGCGGCGCCGCACCGCCGAGTAGGCTCTGCCGCCCCCTCTACGTCTGCGCTGCGTGCACCCGGCCGAGTGCACCTGGATGGCTCGTCTGGTCGTTGGACGGACGAAACGTGTACAGGTGCAATGAACTATGGACTTTTCCTCCAACTCCATCTTGTTGGAGGCCTCGTCGGCGGATTAGACGGCATCGGTGTGTTTGGAGCCACTCTACATCCTCCTTCCCCCACTTGAGCATGCCACATGTTAATCCGACTTTTAAATTCCCTATTACTCCCTCCTTTCACAGATATAGGATGTTTTAAATATTTTAATACGGACTATGATCGTGTTGAAATGAatgaacaaacacactaaaatgTGTCTATATACATTTAATTTAAAAAAAGTTAGAACATGTTATATCATATGCTTAGTTAATAGCCCGATTAATGACAAACCTTATGTAAATTTGCACACAGTGGTATTTTTGTAACCATGCGGCATTCTCTCCCTCATCATTTTATTTAAAGATTGACCCGTGACATCCTCTAAACCTTAAAATTGCTTATAGAAAAGTATTGAAAACCCGATGTCAGATTTTTAACCATGTGAAATCTAACGCTCGAGACGACAAATTACGTTGTTACGAGCATGACAATTTTTCTTCAACAGCCTTGCTAAACATCCTAGCAGAAAAAAAAGCGTGACAAGGATTCTCCATGCTTGCTAAAAAAAATGCAATGCTCGCGATAACATAATTTGTCATTTAGAGCGTCAGATTTACCATATTAAAAAATCCGACGTCAGATTTGTAGCTAAATCCTATAAATAAACACCACTTGAACCTTTCCAAACCAAAGATAATGAACGAACCAACTCATTCGAAATGTGCACCTCCATTTCAATAAATTTGTTTGGTACAACCATGTGACCAATCAGCCCAACAATTCAAAAAATATATAATATCAGAATTATTGTACTATGATCGGAAACAACAAATATATCAAGTACTATATCCTATTCATTTAGCACACCGCAAAATGCATCCCTGATGATGCCCTTTGTCAACTAAAAAAGCATTTTTGAGTTCTGAAATTTTACTAGTCGTACTAGTAAATGTAAGATGTTATGGATATTTCAATATGCACTACATACGGAATGATCGATTGTGGATTTTGCTTTCCATCATTTTCCATAGTAGTGAATATGCTCTTGTCTCGACACGGCTTGTTCTGTTCGTTCTGATACGACTGGAACGGATGAACAAACATGCTAGAATGTGTCTATACACATTCAATTAAAAATATATTAAAATATCTTATTCTACCAGTAGTACTACTATTGTATTTGTAGAAGCCAATTTAAGATGAATGtttgtactactccctctgttcattttcataagaccttgaagacatttcagacaatgtactccctccgtccgaaaaagcttgtcTCAAGCTTGTTcttcaaatggatgtatctagcactaacttgatgctagatacattcatttgagGAACAAGCTTTTCcagacagagggagtacaaaacaGCCCATTTTAAATTGTCTGAAATGACTTACAGAagagaacggagggagtagtaaaaaaTGGTAGCGGTGGGAGTAGAAGCAAGCAAGAGAAGCGGTCGTACCTGGACAAGATGCCAAACCAGGTGGAAAGGGCAGGCACGAGTGCATTGCCTTTTGCCCGCTTTCCAATTCCCCTCGCCCTCATCACCTCACCTCACGGGGTGGCCACAGCGATTTACCTGTGTCGCCCCGCCCCGCCccactcccctctctcttttATAGCACCCCCTGCCCGCCTGCGTCCTCGGTTTTTCTCCGCTGAGCTTTCCTTCAACCCCGCTCAACTCCcgtccttccttccctcctacaAATCTGGTCTGCTGGCCGCTGTTCGCCGCGGCCGCCGGGTCTCTCGCGCTCGCGCTACTACCTCAAAACCCTAGCCACCCTCGCGACCCAGTCGATTGGATCGCCCGCTTCCTCCTCGTCCTCCACCCAGACCCAGGTGCGTCGGCTGCCGGATTCTCCTCGCCCTCCCTACCCGCTTCCATGTCTGTATGTATGTATATGTCGTTTGCCTTCACCGTCGTTGCCGGGAAGCGCTTCCTCCCGTCTGCTATCGTCTCCGATGCGCGCCGGGGTTTCCTGCCCGCTTTCCGCCCATCGTTTTGCGCCGATTCGTGCCAGATTCACGACTCTCTGAAACCTGTTTTTTTAGATATCTCTCTCTGACTGTGTACGTGCTTCTTCTTTCATGGCTCTTGTGATTCTGTGATGTGCAGAGAAAGTCATGGCAGGCCTGTTTGTTGGTTTTCCCCCGAGATAAGAAATTTTTGGCGGCTTTCATTTATGCGCTCTTTTCTTTCCTCTCCTTTCCTTTAGCATGTAGCCTTTTGCGCCCCCTTTTTTGTTGCTTTCTGTTCAGGGTGAGCAATCTGGTGATACAAACAGCCGCCGCTGGAATTTGTTTCTTTACTCCTTTTTCTCATACCAGGTCGTTAGGGATTATGGCTCCGATTTCTAGCTTTTCATGGGCCATTCCTCAGACATGTGGGCGTGTTTGCCTCAGATTTGTCTTCTCTGTTTCGGTTGCCCTTGTTTATTAGATGACGGACATGGAAGATCGTTTCGGTGGACCTTTTTATCACCTGTCACTATTCGTGCTTCGTTAAATTATGGCTGGGTTGATGCGCAAAACTTTAGATTCTGGCGAATGCTAATTACAGAATTAGAGTTATAATAATAATAAACGTCTTATCGCTTAGCAAAGTGATCGTTTGCTCTGTTTTCTTGGGTATGCAATCCCTTCAGGGGTATGATACAATTCCATTTCTCAacttttcgaaaaaaaaatccATTTCTCAAGCGAAGTAAAAAGGTGAAGACTCACGGCGTTTCCTCACGAACTTAGTGAAAACCTGTCATAATATTGTCCAATTGCCCGGTTTGGGTTGGCGTCGAGGTTTTGGGAATTAAGACTCGGCCAGTTGCCATGGATAACAAGGCTGGCTCTCTCACGAGTAATTACTTATTGATGTCAATGTTTGATCTGAAAAGCAAATCATAGCTGATGGGATCGTTGTATCTTTATTGATTGGAGGCTCCTCCAAAAGCAATGGCACTAATCCTATGACGAAAAAAGTGCAACAATATTAAATCTAGGGTAACTACTGCCAGACTGCCAAAAATTGTGGCTTGTCGCAAAGAAATTGGTCACTATAGCTTTTGCAATGTTTAGCAGAAGCCTCCTTTTATCAGCCTGGCTGGATGCTAAGGAAGTGCAGCATCCTTAGTTGTGGTAGTGAGACACATAAGAGCCGTACACGAAGTGCCATACTTGTGGCAAAGTTTGGTTATGCAATTATTGATTGAGGCGTCGTCTAGTTTTAGGTTGTCCCAACTTGTAAGGGCATGCACAAGAATCTGATGCGCACGCTAAGCATATGAAGAATTGAACACCTTACTATAACTCTTTTAGTTGTGAGTGAAACTAcctttttccttctttttgaGAAACTGGTCATACAATCATCTCCTggcaagtactccctccgtccgaaatacttgtcatcaaaacggataaaaaaggatgtatctagaactaaaatatgtCTGGATACatcttttttatccattttgatgacaagtatttccggacggagggagtaacacaTACTGAACTTCAAAAAATACTGTAGAAGGGATGAGCTAGTAGTAAGTGAATGGGATCACCATGAAGTTGGTGCTATTCTGATAACCCTGTGATTGGTACTTCCTATAATGTGTTTTGCAAAAGGAACATGACATAATTTAGCTATAATATGTGGGCTACAGTGTCAGCAACTTTAACATTTTCCTTCTGATGTGCACTAAAAATAGACAAGTGAAACATGTATTTAGCATGATCTACAATCTCTTATCCACCACATAAATTTTAACAAGACTACGTTATTTTTGCAGGGACCGCTGATTTCACTCCTCTGTGTTTTCAACTCACTTGGGCTCTGCGAGAGTGCTGCTATACTGGGTATAATTCAGCATCTTTGATATCTTCTTTATTATAAGGTCCTACATATCGACATTTTTCTGCCTTGCTACTGCACCTTATGAAGTGTACTTGTTGTTGGTCATCTTATGCAAATCAAAGATGTAACTGCATTACTTGTTAAGCAAAAGGTGTCATGCTGTTCAACTTCATTACTTGTTATAAGATAATGTGGTGCTGGTATTCAAATAAACAACAGATGGCAAATGTTTAATACAGTTGGAACTGCAATATTGAATTACACCTGGCCATCTATAGGTTCTGAGATTTGTTGTCCCCTCAGCTGATATAGTACATGTGTAATCAATCTTTCTGATCTTTGATCTGTGTAGGCACTTACAGATCAACAAATAAAAACGGTACATATAGACTCATCTCAAAACAATGCTATGCAATGTTATAATATTATACTTCCTCCGTCCCGAATTACTTGTCTTACATTTGTCTAGATACGAATGTATCTAGACAggttttagtgttagatacatccgtatctagacaaatctaagacaggTAATTTGGGACGGAGGTACTAATATCTTGAGAGAATATGATTATAAAAGCTAACTATTGAAGTCACTACAAAATTATAAACAGAGTCTGTTAAATTTACAAGTTGAAAGATTTAGCATTAGTGTAAACCAACATTATTTTGTTTTGAATTATAAAGGCACTGACAATTCTAAGATCTCTTGATCATGACAGAAGTGGACATGTCATGACTGTGCTCTCCTTTTAGTAGATAGCTGCTCCTGGTTGTGGTCTTCTTTTCCCTTTGTATGCAATTTTTATGACCCTTTAATGTTAAGTAGCCTTTTATGGATCTCTTTTTACTTTTGCTGCATGAGCTTTGTAGTTGAGACTTCCTATGTTCTCATCTCATATATTTTTTGCTAATCAGCAGGATCATCACCTTCTGTTTGGCCTGAACTGTGGAAGTTTCTAAGTAGAAACTGAGGGTCAGTTCAAAACTTCATCCCACTCACCCCATACATACTGGCGAGAAATGGACCGTGATGATGTATCTGGCTTTGTTAGCGGGGGTTGCAAGCTGTTCTGAGTTTTCTAACCTAGTAGAAGTTCATAAATAAAGTTATGATACCAGGAAGTCAGTCAACTGGTGGTTCTTTTCATTTACTAATTGGTTGATGTTTCCGAATTGGAATGGACAAAACTTCTCATGGCCTTGGATTTGGTGATAGCATCAACTCGTTAAACACTTCTCAGTACCAGAGTTCAGTCCAACATACTGCTCAGCATAGAGACACTACACTTGATTCCACATCATACTCCAGCTTTTCATTCACTAACACAAAAGCCCTGAAAAGGAAGTGGGGTACTATGGCGGGAGCAGAAGGTACTGGGGATGCATTACTCACTCTGGGTTTAGGCCGTTCACCAAGTTCATCTGACGATAGCAAAGTAAGCTCTGCCACAGCTTGTGCAATGTCTCCATGCTCGCTAAAGGAGGCTGATGAGGAGTCATCTGTTGATCTTAGCTTGAATTTTGAGCTTTCCCTTGGCAATGATGTTGCACACTTCCAACGGAAATCCTCTGCTGGTTTGGTGGCCAAATCTCCTAAACTGGATCTTCAGTTGAGTTTATCCACTGGCTCACCTGAATCTGCTGTCACTTGTACAAATATGGTGTCACCAAATATTCATGATGGCTTGGACATACCAGTGACCTATTCATTACCAGCCATTATAGGGAATGGGTCAGCACCGTCTAGTTGGGGTTTTGAGCACTCTGTGGTTTCATCATCATATGCGTCTGAAGCAACATATGCCTTTCCATTTTCGAAGATACCCAGACAAGAGAATGGTACTTTGTCTTCGCCAGTCATATCGTCAACTATGCCAGCAAGTGTGAAGAGCTCGGTTGCCTGTACTTCGGTGGTAACTAACCCTCAGCAGCGCAATCTTAACACTAAAACCTGCCAATTCCCTGGATGTGGGAAAGGGGCAAGAGGTGCATCAGGGCATTGCATAGCCCATGGTGGTGGCAGGCGATGCCAGAAACCTGGTTGCCAGAAGGGTGCTGAAGGAAGGACCATATATTGCAAGGCCCATGGTGGAGGGAGGAGATGTGAGTTTCTTGGATGTACAAAGAGCGCTGAAGGGCGCACCGACCACTGCATTGCCCATGGCGGTGGCCGCCGGTGCAGTAATGATGGCTGCTCCCGTGCTGCCCGAGGAAGATCTGGCTTATGCATCAGGCATGGAGGTGGAAAAAGGTGTCAGCAGGAGAAGTGCACCAAGAGCGCAGAAGGTCATTCTGGCCTCTGCATCTCTCATGGGGGTGGGAGGCGTTGCCAGTTTCCAGAATGTGCAAAGGGTGCACAGGGAAGCACAAAGTTCTGCAAGGCGCATGGTGGAGGCAAGCGCTGCACTTTCTTGGGCTGTACCAAAGGAGCTGAAGGCAGCACCCCTTACTGCAAGGGCCACGGAGGAGGCAAGCGCTGCTTATTTGAGGGTGGTGGAGTGTGCCCGAAGAGTGTGCATGGCGGGACGCAGTACTGTGTTGCGCACGGTGGTGGGAAGAGGTGCGCTATTTCTGATTGCACTAAGAGTGCTAGAGGGCGGACGGAGTACTGTGTGCGCCATGGTGGTGGCAAGAGATGCAGGTTCGACGGCTGTGTGAAGAGTGCACAGGGGAGCACTGATTTCTGCAAGGCGCACGGGGGAGGCAAGCGCTGCTCATGGGGCCTGCCGGACTCGAGCTTCGGTATTGGCACAGAGCAGTGTGATAAATTTGCTCGCAGCAAGACTGGCCTCTGTTCAGCTCACACCGCTCTAGTCCAGGACCACTGTGTTCATGGTGGTGGTACATTAGGCCCTGTGATCCACCACTTCGCCACAGATGTTAAACCCGACGAGATGGAAGTTGCTGCAGCAGTGAAGGTTGATCCTGTTTCGATGCAGTCGGAGCCTCCATTGCCGGAGGGCAGGGTGCATGGCGGCGGGCTGCTGGCGCTGCTTTCTCGCGGCGGAAACCACACAGGCCCTGTTGGTAACTTGGAGAACGGCGCCTCTGTCATGATGGCGTGGATGTGAGTGGGCGGACATTCTCATCAAGAATTGGTTGCTTCAAGTTTTGATCTGTTTCCAGAGCTAATGCTGTGGCGGGATGAAGTTCCACATTTCACCAATTGTTGTCCTAGTTGTTTGGAAGTGGTAGGACATATATCCTCCGTGTAGAATAAATAAGGGAGAGCGTTGTGGGCTTCTCTGTTAttgtaattaattaattaatgtCGTCAAACTGCCCTTGCTTTGTGTTTATTACAGTTTGTGTAATCTGATACTATTTCACACTTCCTACTTGGATGTCATCTCTTCGCTGTTTGCTTTGCTTTGTGTTTCTGGTAATAGTGCAGCATGTAGTACGATATTTTTGGTGGGTAGAAGTCTGTCTTATATTGATCGGATGAGGGTTATTTTGTTATCGATTATTCATCAGATAATTCTTCTTTTTGCCGAGTCATCAGATAATTCTCAGTCGCGTCAAGAGATGAATGTTGATGCATATATCATTTCTAGAAACTCTCTAGATTTAGTACCATGAATGTCAAGAGAAGAATGTTGATGCGCATATCATTGCTAGAATCTCTCTAGATTTTTTTGGAACTTGTGGCACACTCAAATCAAGTACTTGTTACATCACTGACAAGTTCAGCTAGGATAATCTACCAAGGATCACCCTCATCCTCCCAAGAAACTACATAACTATAATCATAGGAAATCCTAGCAAGCTTGTGTGCCACCTTGTTCCCCTAAGTGAGAGGAAAATACCCAATACTTTGAGCTAAATGAAAACACTTCGTTCAGAGTAGTAGAATAAAATGAAACTCTAGATTTAGTACCATGAACATCAAGAGATGAATGTTGATGCCCATGTCATTGCTAGAATTTTCTCAACAACAAAAAAATCATTGCTAGAAACTCTCTAGATTTAGTACCAGACCGCCATGTATGGCTTTTGAGGCCCGGGCTACGTAAAATATGTTATCATTGATCAATAAAGCTTGGGAGTTACGCTAAAAAAGAAGAGATGTGAGGCAGGTTCCAGGGAAGCTTGTGGTCAGGCACTAGCCAGGGTACCAAATGTTACAATTGTGTCGAATTATTGGGCTAGAGTTAGACTTGGAGTATACGAAGGGTTAGATGTTTGAGTCTAACACGTGTTACAGGTCACTGTGGATAGCAGAAATAAACGACATAAGATCAGGCCTGCCATGGCAAGGATGGCCGGAGCGCTGTTTGGTAGCCTTATCGTCAATCTGTATCATGTGATACATGATGATATGTGCCTTGTAATTATGCTCCAGGGATTGGCCGCGATGGTGAACCTCATTAACAAAACATCACGTGTTCACATCTACCccttccgttcctaaatataagtctttcagAGATTCCatctgtttctaaatataagtttttCAAAGATTTCAATGAAGACTACaaacggagcaaaatgagtgaatctacactctaaactatgtctatatACATATGTATGTAGTCCCTATTAGAATATCTAGaaaaacttatatttagaaacagagggagtacttttctGCGATGATCTATCACGTATTTTCTGATACCAACGACCCTGGGAATCTGACTTCCAGGTGGTGGTTTCCTCCAGAAATTCCATATAGGCGTCCTGCACCAGTGTCAAACGCAACTGGTTCTTCCTTAACCAACACGCAACATTAATGATCCCCGAAAAGGAAAAGGAGATGTTATGCAGTTAACTCAAGAGTAAAGGCAATGCACAGTACGCTCAGCATAGGAAGACGCTCAGTACAATGTTCCAAGAGAATCAGTTACCGTGGCTACGAAGGAGAAAGTCAACTGGGTCAACAGAAGCTCCATCGCAAAGCCAAATTTACACCTACGAACCTACGATCGCAACTCGATGGCCTAGTTATGTTACAGGGCAAAACTGGACAAAAATAATCACACCCACCTGGGAGCAACCAGTTAGGAGATTAGCAGAAAACAAAGAATGAACAAAATTTCCTGAAGAATGAATAACTGTCCTAAGTATGTGGTTAAGCGCTACTCAATCAACTGTCCGTCCTTGTGTCGTTTAAGCGACCGGCATCATCTGACGGTGGCTTTATGTACCTCCCTATGGTTTTTTGCCGAGCCCTCTTCTTCATTCTCTGGATCTTGTCTTTGGTCTGTTGCTTCCTCCGCTCCTTCTCCTGCTGCCGCATGGTCCTCTCCCGCTCGTACAGACCTTGCCACACAACTTCGCCAGTTTGTGGCCAGAGCCACCTTCTGTCAGGGTGGTCCGCATCAGCCTCTTCTGCCAAGTCTTCGTCCATGCTCTTCAGGGTAGCGTAGGAGAACCACTGGATTGACATCTGACCTCTCCTGCCCTCCAGCGGATGCTGCTCCTGCATTGCACCAGTCTCTGGGTTTACATAGACCATCCGCCGTGCACTGTGGA
The Aegilops tauschii subsp. strangulata cultivar AL8/78 chromosome 3, Aet v6.0, whole genome shotgun sequence genome window above contains:
- the LOC109758669 gene encoding uncharacterized protein, whose product is MDKTSHGLGFGDSINSLNTSQYQSSVQHTAQHRDTTLDSTSYSSFSFTNTKALKRKWGTMAGAEGTGDALLTLGLGRSPSSSDDSKVSSATACAMSPCSLKEADEESSVDLSLNFELSLGNDVAHFQRKSSAGLVAKSPKLDLQLSLSTGSPESAVTCTNMVSPNIHDGLDIPVTYSLPAIIGNGSAPSSWGFEHSVVSSSYASEATYAFPFSKIPRQENGTLSSPVISSTMPASVKSSVACTSVVTNPQQRNLNTKTCQFPGCGKGARGASGHCIAHGGGRRCQKPGCQKGAEGRTIYCKAHGGGRRCEFLGCTKSAEGRTDHCIAHGGGRRCSNDGCSRAARGRSGLCIRHGGGKRCQQEKCTKSAEGHSGLCISHGGGRRCQFPECAKGAQGSTKFCKAHGGGKRCTFLGCTKGAEGSTPYCKGHGGGKRCLFEGGGVCPKSVHGGTQYCVAHGGGKRCAISDCTKSARGRTEYCVRHGGGKRCRFDGCVKSAQGSTDFCKAHGGGKRCSWGLPDSSFGIGTEQCDKFARSKTGLCSAHTALVQDHCVHGGGTLGPVIHHFATDVKPDEMEVAAAVKVDPVSMQSEPPLPEGRVHGGGLLALLSRGGNHTGPVGNLENGASVMMAWM